The DNA region CGCCGTATACCGGAAGCGCTCCGTCCTCATTGTATATCCCATAATTTGTATTTGGTACAACTTTGGCTTGTCTGAGTTCGGATACACTGTTGGGTACGTGCCCGGTCGCGGGTATTGACTAAAAGCCTCATCCAACGACGCATCTGCCGATGTTGAACCTCCTCTAATAAAAGGCAAAAGGGATTTCCCCTCAACGCACGTGTCCTCCTTACTAGCATCTTCACACCGCTCTACCGGTGGCAATCCGGCCAGCTCAACCAGCGTCGGAAACAAGTCGAGCAGTTCGCCCACCCGACTAATCTTATTGTTGAGCCGTGTTGCGATGTCCGGGCTGTACACTATCAGCGGAACGTTCAGCGCCACGTCATAGTTGCTGAACTTTGACCACTCGGCATGCTCTCCGAGGGACCAACCGTGGTCCGACGTCAGCACGATGACCGTGTTGTCAAAGTTGACCTCCGTTAGAAGTCTGCCAATGAGTTCGTCCACGTAAGTTACGGCTGCGTAGTAATGTTGACGGATTTTGACCTTGGTTTCGTCCGGAATCGGACCGAAAGGAAAGCTAACGTTCAGCTCTTTAATGTCGTCCCGACTTCGAAGGTCCTGGTAGGCATTCCAAGCGACCGACGGAAGTCCATGGGGAGGGTAGTCCAGATCTAGCGTTTTGAACTTATTGACATCGTGAAGATCCAGATAACGTTCTGGGATCCGGAAGGGAACGTGGGGTTTGTGGTAACCGACGGCCAGGAAGAACGGTTGACTTGAATTTCTTTTGGCTTTAAGAAACGTTCTAGCTTCTGCCGTGCTCTGGATGTCCGGAAGTGTTCCTTGAGGTTGTAACTCCAGCACAACTGGACAAAGCAGATTCTTCTTCAACTTCCCCGTTGCCTTGTCTATGCAAACTGGCTTGTTCATAAACTCCGCCGTTGGTGCATGGTACGGGACGTAGCTCCAGCTCAGCGGATAATCATCCGAATAGTTTGACGAAACTCCAGGATGGAATATCTTTCCAATAGATTGCGTGCTGTAGCCATTTTCCTTAAAATACTGAGGAATGGTTGTAAAATTGCCCGCAAATTCTCTCCAATAGCTGTAGAAATCGTACAACTTAGTAGTATCGGGTCGCCTTCCGGTGAGCAAAGAATTTCTACTCGGCGCACAAATCGATTGCTAAAAATAACAACCCCTTGTTACAGTTACTAAATCATTCACCAAAGGAAACCCCTTACCTGAGCAAAAACGTTCGTAAAATAGTATCCCTTCTGGGCGAGCCGATCAATGTTCGGCGTAATGGCGTTTACGTCTCCAAAGGCTTTGATCGCGGGCCGGAAGTCGTCCAGCATGATCAGCAGAACGTTTGGTTGAGACACCGGTTGGGCCTGGGCCGATAACATACCCACGGTCATGAGATATGTGAGAATCCTAAGAAGTTTTAAAACCGGCATTTTAATGCAGAGCAATTCAATACATGACACGATAGGTAGAACGCGACGCAGATAGATGGCACCGACTGGCAATTTGTGATAGACTGTGTGAGCAAAAAGTGCTGTTCTTGCTAGGGTAGTAAAGGTAGAACGCCACAATGCAAGTGGAAATGAAAAAATTATCATACGAAAATAGTATAAAG from Culex quinquefasciatus strain JHB chromosome 3, VPISU_Cqui_1.0_pri_paternal, whole genome shotgun sequence includes:
- the LOC6036406 gene encoding iduronate 2-sulfatase, whose product is MIIFSFPLALWRSTFTTLARTALFAHTVYHKLPVGAIYLRRVLPIVSCIELLCIKMPVLKLLRILTYLMTVGMLSAQAQPVSQPNVLLIMLDDFRPAIKAFGDVNAITPNIDRLAQKGYYFTNVFAQQSICAPSRNSLLTGRRPDTTKLYDFYSYWREFAGNFTTIPQYFKENGYSTQSIGKIFHPGVSSNYSDDYPLSWSYVPYHAPTAEFMNKPVCIDKATGKLKKNLLCPVVLELQPQGTLPDIQSTAEARTFLKAKRNSSQPFFLAVGYHKPHVPFRIPERYLDLHDVNKFKTLDLDYPPHGLPSVAWNAYQDLRSRDDIKELNVSFPFGPIPDETKVKIRQHYYAAVTYVDELIGRLLTEVNFDNTVIVLTSDHGWSLGEHAEWSKFSNYDVALNVPLIVYSPDIATRLNNKISRVGELLDLFPTLVELAGLPPVERCEDASKEDTCVEGKSLLPFIRGGSTSADASLDEAFSQYPRPGTYPTVYPNSDKPKLYQIQIMGYTMRTERFRYTAWIGFDPATFKRDWSQLYGEELYDHSIDPKENLNLLDRPQLGEVKSWLKLRLQQKFL